The DNA sequence CTCCGCGGTTCGCCGCCGCGTACTCGCTGACGCTGCCGTCGCCCGCGATGTAGTTCTGCCCGTTGCCGGAGCGGTACTGGGTCGCGAGGGAGTCGTTGCTGCTGCAGCCGGAGAGCAGGAGCGCGGTGGCCGCTGCGGCCGCGGGAAGAAGGAGCGCCAGACGGCGACGCACGGTGGTGGAGCGGGCGGTCACACGGCCCCCACATCGGTCGCGGAGCCGATGAGGCTGCCGGCGGGCTCGACGTAGCCGACCTCGACCACGCGCACGACGGGCGGGGCGTCGGGGTCGGCAGGGACCGCGGCCTCGCCGGGACGCGGCTGCGGGGCAGGCGCCGGCTCGGTGGTCCGCTCGAATGTGGTGATGCTGGAGAGCGCACAGCGACGCTTGCGCGGGTCGTGCGGGAACCGCTCCCCCGCCGCCGACAGGTGCATGACCCAGATCGGGAGCTGGTGGCTGACCAGGACGACATCGCCCGACTCGACCGAGTCGAATGCCGAGTCGACAGCCTCCTTCATCCGCTTCTCGATGCTGGTGTACGCCTCGCCCCAGCTCGGCCGGGGCGGGTAGACGATGAACGGCCAGTTGACCGGGTTCTTCAGGGCCCGGCGCATGTTCGTGCCCTCGAAGTGGTTGGTGGGCTCGATGATCCGCTCGTCGATCTCCGGCTCCAGTCCCAGGGCGGCCGCGATCGGCGCCGCGGACTCGCGCGTGCGCTGCAGCGGAGAGACACGGAGCAGGGAGACCGGCCGGTCGCGGGCCGCGAGGTCGTCGGCCGCGGCCTGCGCCATCCGATGGCCGAGCTTGGACAGCCCGAAGCCGGGCAGCCTGCCGTACAGGATGCCGTCGGGATTGAACACCTCTCCGTGACGGACGAGATGGACCTGGCTTGCTACCACCGCACCAGTCTACGGAGCGGCTTGCCTTGAATTCACTGAGCGTGGGAGCGCGCGACCCGCTGCCGGCCCTCGGAGGCGGTATGCGCGGGCGGTAAGCTTGTCGATCGTGACCGCACGCGTTTTGATCAAAGACCTGGCCGCCCTCCCGGACGGCCCCGTGAGCGTCGCCGGATGGGTCGAGACCGTCCGGGACCAGAAGAAGGTGCAGTTCGTCGTGCTGCGCGACGAGTCGGGCGCTGTGCAGCTCGTCAATCCGCGCACGGTCGACGAGGACGGCGCCGTGGTCGCCGACGAGCCCGCCACGACCATCTCCGGTCTGTCGCAGGGGTCGTTCGTGCGCGTCACGGGCGAGCTCAAGCACGACGAGCGGGTCAAGCTCGGCGGCATCGAGATCAAGCTGAACACCCTCGAAGTCGAGACGGCCGCCATCCCCGAGACGCCGATCGCCGCGGACAGCGGCATCGACAAGCGCATGGACTGGCGCTTCCTCGACCTCCGCGAGCCGAAGCACAACCTGATCTTCCGCGTGCAGACGACGCTCGAGCACGCGATGCGGCAGTACTGGGTGGACAACGGCTTCATCGAGATCCACACCCCGAAGCTCATGGCGTCGGCGTCCGAGTCGCGCGCCGAGCTGTTCGAGCTGCCGTACTTCGAGACCACGGCCTACCTCGCGCAGAGCCCGCAGATCTTCAAGCAGATGGCGCAGGCGGCCGGGTTCGGCCGGGTGTTCGAGATCGGCCCGGCGTTCCGCGCCGACCCCAGCTTCACCAGCCGGCACGCGACCGAGTTCACGAGCGTCGACACCGAGCTGAGCTGGATCGACAGCCACGAGGACGTCATGAAGGTGCACGAGGAGCTCCTGGTCGCCGGCTTCACGGCGGTCAAGGAGAAGCACGGTGCGGAGATCGAGGCGCTGTTCGGCGTCGAGGTCACCGTGCCGACCACGCCGTTCCCGCGCATCCCGCTGGCCGAGGCCAAGCGCATCGTCGCCGAGCAGGGCTACGAGGTGCCGCGCGCGGACGACGACATGGACCCGGAGGGCGAGCGCCGCATCTCGGCGTATGTGAAGGAGACCTACGGTCACGAATTCGTCTTCCTGACCGACTACGCCTCGAGCATCCGCCCGTACTACCACATGCGTCACGCCGAGGACCCGTCGATCACCAAGAGCTACGACCT is a window from the Leifsonia shinshuensis genome containing:
- a CDS encoding histidine phosphatase family protein, whose product is MVASQVHLVRHGEVFNPDGILYGRLPGFGLSKLGHRMAQAAADDLAARDRPVSLLRVSPLQRTRESAAPIAAALGLEPEIDERIIEPTNHFEGTNMRRALKNPVNWPFIVYPPRPSWGEAYTSIEKRMKEAVDSAFDSVESGDVVLVSHQLPIWVMHLSAAGERFPHDPRKRRCALSSITTFERTTEPAPAPQPRPGEAAVPADPDAPPVVRVVEVGYVEPAGSLIGSATDVGAV
- the aspS gene encoding aspartate--tRNA(Asn) ligase, translating into MTARVLIKDLAALPDGPVSVAGWVETVRDQKKVQFVVLRDESGAVQLVNPRTVDEDGAVVADEPATTISGLSQGSFVRVTGELKHDERVKLGGIEIKLNTLEVETAAIPETPIAADSGIDKRMDWRFLDLREPKHNLIFRVQTTLEHAMRQYWVDNGFIEIHTPKLMASASESRAELFELPYFETTAYLAQSPQIFKQMAQAAGFGRVFEIGPAFRADPSFTSRHATEFTSVDTELSWIDSHEDVMKVHEELLVAGFTAVKEKHGAEIEALFGVEVTVPTTPFPRIPLAEAKRIVAEQGYEVPRADDDMDPEGERRISAYVKETYGHEFVFLTDYASSIRPYYHMRHAEDPSITKSYDLIFNGVEISTGAQREHRVDILEQQAAAKGLSVEELEDVLSTFRYGIPPHGGFGMGLARVLMLMLHLANLRETTYLFRGPTRLTP